The DNA segment CTTGGCAAGGATGTCATCAGGACTACCTTACAAACATTCTCCAATCATTCGGACAAACAATTCTTACATCGTACGTGGAAAACGTTGTGAGATTGGTATTGAATTTTTAAAAAAAGATAAAATAAGCTCTCCCACTCCCAAAGAACTTTGGCTTACGGAACGGTATTCTTTGTACAGGGGGAAAAACCCAGACGAAACAGCCATGGACGTACACCACAAACCTTGGGAATTGTTCCAATTAGAATTTACGAAACTGAATATCCGTTATGCGGCATATGATGGGTTAGTCAATTTTGGGAATCCAAACGTATGCCATTATTCACCAGGAGTGCAGGTGTTAGCTTGGTTGTAAGGAAATGGGAAGAGTATTCGTAAATTACATCATGAATCGCGAATGACAGATTTTGTACCATTCGCAGTAATATTTCCATATGCATTCCAAAAAGGAAATTAAACTATGAAAGTTAAAATCCTCACCCTTATGATATTCCCCCTCTTTATTCTTTTTGCAAGAGATCGTAAATTTGATCAATTGTATGAAAAAGTGAATATAGAAAATATTCCTATTGCCAGTTCTTTTTTGTTAGAGAAAGGAAAATCTAAAAAAGAATACTCTGGTGAAAAAATCAATGATCGTAATTATGATACTGCTTGGTGTGTGTCAAAAAACCAAGGGATCGGAGAATCTATTTATCTATCCTTTCCAAACGACTTTTCTTATGGAACTTATGATAATCTGGCTATAAATGATTTTCCCATTTCATTTGCATTGTTTAATGGTTTTTCCAAAACAGAAGATTTATTTTTTGCAAATAATAGAGTGAAGAGAATCCTAATAGAGTTTACGGAAATTCCATACAGTTTTGCCACTGGTGACTTTACATTAAAAGGGGATATTAACTTACACGGTGAGCCAATCCTAAATAGCATTCATGAGTTTTCACTTATTGATTCAAAAGAATTACAAAAAATTAAATTTAAGATTAAGCCTAAACAAAAAAATCAAGAAGGTTATCAAATGGGAATTTTAGCAAAAATGACTATTCTCGAAATCTATCCAGGAACGAAGTATAAAGATACGTGTATTACGGAGGCAGGTCTTTTTGCTGGTATTGAAAAGTATGAGAAAAAATAAAATGTCCAAGTAAACAAAACCAAGTGAAAAAATACCTATCCATTTCTTTATCTCTCCTAACCCTTCTTCTGTCCCAATGTTCGACATCCCATCCCAAATCGTTGGAAGCAGACGTGATGACAGATGCAAGTTACGGATACTTTCATGTCTTCTTGTGAATGAATCTAATTTACTTAGTCCAATTTTCTATACTTAAACCAGGAATCATGGAGAAATGTTTTTCATTGTTAGTTACTAAAGTGTAATTTAAAAAGAGAGCAGTGGATCCGATTAATAGATCAAAATCATCCACAATATTGCCTTTTTTCTGAAGGGTGGCTTTGACCTCACCAAAGGTTTCCACTATTCCTTTTGTTATTTCAATAACAGGAAATAGTTCACCAATTCTATAGACTGTAGCCAAATTTTTCTCTCTACTTTTGGATTTCTTTGCACCAAATATAAGTTCGCCGTAAGTAATTACTGAAATGGCTTTAGAAAGATTTTTTCTTTCGAGAAGGTTTTTTTGAACGCTTTGATTACCCTTAAGACTATAGATGATAATATCAGTATCAATCAAATAGCTCATCTGTTATCCTTGTCCGATTCTTTTTTGATCTTGATGATTTAATTTCAGTAATTAGTTCTTTAGCGGTTTTATCATCATGCCATGAATTAGTCAGTTTCAGAAACTCAATCGTTCTTAACTCGCTTTCAAAGTCATCTCTCTTCAAATGATTTTCAATGATTTTGACAACTTCTTGGCTAACTGATCGATGTTCTAATTCCGCCCTTCTTTTCAATGAATCATAGAGCCTGTTGTCTATATCTCTAACTTGTAAATTTGCCATTTTCTTGAACCTATTATGAGTTTGGACTAACTCATGAATTTGCAAGCATTATTCATGCTTTTTTAGTATTTTCATTTTAAAAACATGATTCATATCACCGACTTAAATCAATACCAAAATGATGTGCTTCGAAAGAGGGCTGTAGAAAGGAATTTGGAAATCATAGGTGAAGTAGTCAAAAAAATTCCTGATTCGATTAAAATCGAAAATCCAGAAATTGAATGGAGACAAATTGTTGGATTACGAGATTGTATCGCTCATGGTTATTTTGAAATTGATGATGAAATCATTTGGAATACAGTCCAAGTCCATTTAAAACCGTTTCGAGAACGTATCAAGTTGATTCAAAATCAGGTTTAGTTTTCAAACCTAACAGGAGCCAAGTGACCAACACCTGACTCCTGATTTTGTGTTGGGAATCTACTGCTCTACACAAACAATTTTCTTCGCAATATTACATGTGTCAGTTGTTACTTCTACAAGCGATGTGGTACTCGTACCGACTACACCAGTGACTCCATTGATTCCAGCATTTGAGATCGTCCAGTTTGTGCAGTTATCACTACTATTTACTAAGTTTCCTCCGGTAATGGTGATCCCTGTCCAAAAACGAGTCCCGTTATCACCGAGTGCAAAATTCATTTGCATCGTAGTGTTGGAATCACGAAAGATTCTGTTGGAAGTTGTTGTGGAACCAGTTGTATTCGAAGTGTCAGTGCTATTGGAATAAAAGGTATTCGCTTTTAACACCCAATCTGTATAAGTCAATGTTCCAATAGGATTGCCTAAAACTTCTCTTACACCTGGAACAGAAACCATCGCTTTATATGTTTTTCCTCTAACTCGATTTAAATCTCCATTACAAACTGCATCTGCACCAACAATTCCACCACTTCCAATTAATCCACTTCTTATAGTGCTAGTTAAAAATATATGACACCTTGTGGAACAAGGAGCGGAGGTGGATTGTGCGAGGAGGAGGGCGAGTAAGGTTGTGTCGTCGTTACTATCTTTAGAAGTGTTGCAAGCGCTTAGGAAAGCACTAGCAAAAACAAGGAATACCAAGGAATACCGTTAGATCCATTTTGTTTGCCGTTTTTCATAAACTCCAAATTGGACGCGCGTTTGGTGGTACGCAAGAAAAAATTAAGAGGTGATAGGTGCTTTTGGGCAAACCATTGAAAGGGATGATACTTAGGTAGCCAATGAGGATGATGGTGATGGTGATGGATTTTCACTTTTCCCCCCGCGCCAGCGATAGGAGACGAAACCATCGTCAATTCTTTGTCGGAAGTTGACTTGACAAAGGTTGTCTCTCAATCAAAAAATAAAGCAAGAGCTTAAAAATGTTTCCCTTATCAAAGAACCAAATTCTCACTCAGTTGAAAGACGACAAAGCGATATTGAGTCACTTTGGAGTGGCTCAGATTGGACTTTTTGGATCTTTTGTTCGAGACGAATCGAATGAAAATAGTGACATAGATATCCTCGTAGAATTTTTACCAGAACAGAAAACCTTTAGAAATTATATGGATTTGAAAATCTACTTAGAAGATAGTTTTCATAGAAAGATAGATTTGGTGATTAAGGATTCTCTGAAAGTTCGGATTAAGGATCAAATTTTAAGTGAAGCAGTATATGCCGCGTGACATTATTGTTTTGATAGAGGATATCCTCAAAGCGATCGATGAAATTTTTGAATTTGTCAATGATATCACCGACTTAAATCAATACCGAAATGATGTGCTTCGAAAGAGGGCTGTAGAAAGGAATTTGGAAATTATAGGTGAAGTAGTCAAAAAAATTCCTGATTCGATTAAGTTCAAAAATCCAGACGTTGAATGGAGGCAAATTGCAGGATTACGGGATTTTATCGCTCATGGATATTTCGAAATTGATGATGAAATCATTTGGAATACAGTCCAAGTCCATTTAAAACCGTTTCGAGAACGTATCAAGTTGATTCAAAATCAGGTTTAGTTTTCAAACCTAACAGGAGCCAAGTGACCTTCACCTGACTCCTGATTTTGTATTGAGAATCTACTGCTCTACACAAACAATTTTCTTCGCAATATTACATGTGTCAGTTGTTGTTTCAACCAAAGTTGTTGTACTTGCACCGACCACTCCTGTGACACCACTTACTCCCACATTGGAACTTGTCCAATTGGTACAATTTACGTCATTGGCAAGGTTTCCGCCAGTAATTGTCATTCCTGTCCAAAAACGAGTCCCGTTATCACCGAGCGCAAAATTCATTTGCATAGTAGTGTTGGAATCGCGAAAGATTCTGTTGGATGTTGTTGTGGAACCAGTTGTATTGGATGTATTTGTGCTGTTAGAGTAGAAAGTGTTCGCCTTTAATACCCAATCTGTATAAGTCATAGTGCCTGTAGGATTGCCTAGTGCTTCCCTAACGCCAGGTATTGATACCATTGCTTTGTATGTTTTACCACTAACCTTATTTAGGTCACCATTGCAAACTGCATCAGCACCAACAATTCCCCCGGCTCCAATAAACCCTCGAGGAGTATTTGCGGACAAAAATATATGACACCTTGTAGAACAAGGAGCGGAGGCAGATTGTGCGAGGAGGAGGGCGAGTAAGGTTGTGTCTTCGTTACTCTCTTTAGAAGTGTTGCAAGCGCTTAGGAAAGCACTAGCAAAAACAAGGAATACCAAGGAATACCGTTAGATCCATTTTGTTTGCCGTTTTTCATAGGTTCAAATCTGGGAGAAACGTTCCAAGGTGGCAAGAAAGAATTGGAGGAAGAGTGTGTGGCAAATCAAAATTTTCAAAGAGGTAATAGTTGGGGAAAGATGACAAACTAGTTAGGTGAGGGGTTTTTTGTCTATCCACCTAATGTCTGTCCGAGGGTTGGGGAGTCGAAAAATTAATGTATTGAAAAAAGGCACACATGACGCCAGGATTTAAAAAGTGATTTTTGACTGGGACCAAGAGAAAAATAAATTCCTCGCATCACAACGAAATATTTCCTTTGAAAGGATCGTTATCGAAATAGAAGCGGGAGCAGTACTTGGCATATTGGAATATCCAAATAGTGAAAAATATCCGAACCAACTCATACTGATGGTGAATATAGATGATTATGCTTGGGTAGTTCCTGTCATTAAAACGAAAAATTCGTTCTTTCTAAAATCAGCATATCCTTCGAGAAAACAAACAAAACACTATTTAAAAAAGGAGAACCTTCATGAAACTGAAACTGACTGAGGAAGAAAAGGAATTAGAATTAACTTTCGAACGAAATGAATGGAAGCCTGTTTACAATCAAAAGCACTACTTAAATCAGTTTAAAAAAGCTGCCAAAAATACGTTAGCCAAAGATAAGAGAATGAATATTCGTATTGCTGGAAAAGACATTCAATTATTAAAAACAAAAGCCCTTGAAATAGGAATCCCCTATCAAACTTTAGTATCCAGTATTTTGCATCAATACGTGACGGGAAAACTAAAAGAATATTAGAGAATTAATCATTCAATAAAAAATTGTAAAGATGATGCGCCAGCGATTGCAGCGGAAATCCTTTTGCGGAAGCAAAAGATTGGAGTGGAAAGCGCGGTCACATCTTCCATCAAAGGAAACGAACACCAAAGGATTGTGAGGCGCCCCGCACTTCTTTATTCTAGAAATATAGTTTAATCTTCTTTCATATCCAAACATCGTTGCATCCAATTCCATGTTTCTTCCGGGCGTTCAAAGGGGAAAAAATGGGTGAAACCAGGGAAGATGGTCACATCCGACTTGGGGTGTACTTTTGTGAGTAGGTTGGCATACTTAGGACTACAGACTTCGTACCTTTCAGGAATGGCGATGTGGTTTTCCGTTTTGATGCCATAGAAGTTTTTGAAGACATGGAAATGGGCGTGGCCAAAAATTTTGGCTTCGACTCTTGGGTCACAACAGAGTTTGACTTCGTCTTCGTTGCCAGTTGGTACAAAACAAGAATTGAGATAATCTTCGAAGATAGAAGGTTCAAAATTGGCAAAGGCTGGGAACTTTCGGAATGACCGCCTAACAAGCTCTATGGATTTGAAATGAGTCCTTCTTTTTTTGGCACCTTTTGCGAGTGGGTTTTCTAAAAATTTAGAAAGTAAAATGAGTTTCCAACCAAGGATGACTGGATCCATTGCTAATACTTTTGTAAATCGTTCGGGTTCTTTTTTCGCTGCGAGTAGGGAAGAAGCTCCACCAAGGGAATGGCCGATGATTGTTGTTTCGTTCACCGATTCATGGTCGAGGAGGGAAAGGATTTGGTCCCGGAAGACATTCCAATTATGGAAGTCCAAAGTGAAGGCAGAACGACCATGCCCAATGAAGTCGGGTGCAATCACTCGGTAGTGTTTTTTTAATCTTTCAAAATAAAATTGGTAACAACCAGAACTATAGCCATTGGCATGACAAAAAACTAGGGCAGGCCCGGGTGTCTCCGAATCTAAATAAGCACATTCCCAATTTTTGTATGGTAAGGTTTTTGATTTCATTTTCTATTTGACCCTTCCCGATTTGCGTCGGATTTTGTCTCTATCCCATGCAATTCCAAGTCATCCTCTTCTTCTGTATAGCTGTATTCTTCAATGCATTGGCGAATATTTTAATCAAAACATCTTCTATGCAAGACAAACAAGTCACACCAGGAGAAGGGTTTTGGAATCTTGTGTTTACTGTATTTAATCCTTATTTTATTGCAGGCCTTGCGAGTTTCGGATTGGCATTGTTAGGTTATCGTTATGTTTTGGGTAAGGGATTGAAATTATCTTTGGCATATCCCGTTTTTACTTCGAGTGGGTTTATCATTGTTCTCATTGCATCTTCAATTTTTTTCAAAGAGAGACTTAATTTTACACAATGGCTTGGGATTTCTTTTATTTTAGTGGGTGTATGGCTTACCGCCTTGCAGATGTTTGACGTTAACTCTTGAGCTCAAAATTCACTCGTACTTCTTTTGATTCCATTTTTCCTTCTTTTGTTTTAAAACTTTTTTTAATTTTCCTACTTTCCCTGCTTTGTGTCTGTCAAAAAGAATCTGTCACACCAGAAAAAAACCTTCCGGCCGAAGAAGCTGGGAAACAAACACGTTCAAAACCCAATGTCATTTGGATTGTGATTGATAGCCTTCGGGGTGATATCATAGGGCATTACAATGTGACACCTAACTTAGATTTTTTTGCAAAAGAAGGAATTCAATTTGATTACCACCTTGTGAATGCTGCCTGGACAAGACCCTCAACCTTAGTGTTTTTTACTGGAAAATATGCCTCTGCCAACCCAGTGAATTTTTGGGATTACCCGACTACCAAATCCGAAGTAGAAGCCTTTTATCGTTCCGAGAAAAAACCATTGCCCAAGGTGTTAAAAGAATTTCAATACAATACGGTGATGGTTGGGAATAATCCGTTTTTGACCGATAAATTTGGGTTAGGTGTGGAAGTTGGGTTTGATTCCTTATATGATTTTTCGAACTACAGTGAAGACACAAAAAAGATAACCAAAAAAACTATGGAAGTATTGGAAGAAGTTTCCTCCAAAGAAAACCCTTTCTTTTTATTTTTAAATTACAATGACCCTCACAAACCTTATACACCTCCACCTGGATTTACCAATCGTGTCAAAACAAACGAATTACTCGACGAACGAAAGTTAAACTATTTGGGGGAAGTTGCCTTTGTAGATGAAGAGTTGGGTAAGGTATTTGCCGATCTCAAAGCAAAAAACCTTTGGGACAACTCACTGATTCTCATCACAGCCGATCATGGAGAAGTGATGCATGCCTCTCACGCTATCTCTCCCTTTACTGGAACCAATACCTATTATGGCCATGGACAAGATTTGTTTTTAGAGAATATCCATGTTCCACTGCTCATCAAACTTCCACATACAGAAAAACAAAAAACAGTGAAGGAGATGACAAGGTCCATTGATTTGTACCCGACGATCTTGGATTATGCGGAACTTCCCATTCCCAAATCCATCCATGGTATGTCACTTCGTCCAATCATCGAAGCGACAGAGACCACCAAACGAACCTACTATGGGGAAACTCGGTTTACGCAAGGGTATGGGGAAGGGAAGGAATTTTTATTACAAAGGTCTTACCGGTTCCATGAATTGGGGAAATTTTGGCAAGGTTCAGTGGGAAATGAATTTTATTTGTACTTCGACTCTGTAAAAGATCCGAACCAAATGAATCCAATTCGCATCAACCAAATGGCAAATATCGGTGAACTTAAGTTAGATGCAAAATTAGAAAAAAAAATCCAAAGGTTTTGGAAACAAATTCGATCCATGGAACCAAAACTACCGTTGTACCACCTTTGGATTCGACCAAACCCACTGGAAAAAGAAACGGAGATCCAAATCAAGGTGCAAAGTGGGATCCTTCGTTTGGCAAAATTCCCAAACACTGTGGTTGTAGAAGAGAAGGGAAAACTAGTTAACATACATACCAAAGATTCACAACCATTCCAAATCAGTTTTGAAGTGTATCCTGATGTGAGTTTTCCGGAGTTCCAAGTTTGGTTCGGGAAGAGGCAAGTCCCCAAATCAGACATTCATGTAGGGTATTTTGGTGTGTCTATGTCGGCTTGTACAAAAGACTGTGATCTGTTATACGAATCACAATCCATTCGTCCCATCATTCATCCCGAAACCAAGGTTCATTTTTGGAAAGAAGGTGGGCAAAAAAAATCATACGAAAGTAAACAAGAGTTAGGAACAGATGCTTTGGATATCTTAAAAAAACAAGGGTATGTTCAATAGTCCTTAGATAATCAATAACTTCTAGTGTCTGTGTATTGATTCTGTTCGGTATTGAAGAGAATCAATTTAGTCATTGTCCTGGTTTGTGACAGATACGTTTGGTAAGGATTCACCATTGAAACCAGTCCCTCCTCCCGTTAACGATCCAAATAAAATCGAATACAAGACATTCCCATCTACAAGCGCATCATCTACACCTGTGAGTACAACATTTTGAAAGGTATTCCAATCGCTGGAAGTAAAGGTCAAATTTGGTACAGACGTTGTTCCTTCTGCAACATTCGAACTGGATACACCGATTGTGACATTTGAAGTGGGCCTTGCTCGTAATCGCACTTGGAATCGAGATTGGCCACCTACTTCCGTAGTCATTAAGTTAGGTGAAGTGACAAGTCCTCCCGAGGGATTGGGAGAGGTTCCACAGGCCACCATTGGATTAGGATCTGTGCAAGGAATGATATCATATAGATTGTACAAATGTACACCTGGAATGGATGAAGGTGTGAGTGCGCTATAAATGGTGGAAGGGGAAAATCCAGTTCCTGATTCACTCGAAGTGATTTGAGGGTTAATGTTATAATTCACATCCGATCCGTCTGCTGTGTCTAAACCAAGGATTGTGACAAGTTGCCCGGTTCCAAAATTGGAAGGTGTGAAGGTAAGTGGTGCCGTAGGAAATTGGACAAGTCCACCAGGTGCTGTTGTAAAATTGATGGTAACATCCGCTGTAGGTTGTGAATTCAAATGGATGTAAAACTGAGAACCAGCCCCAGATTGGGAAGTGATGACTGAAGCTGGGGAAAATCCAGATGTGGTAACACCTGCTGTGTCATTGTCGTTTAACGTAAGTTCGGGGTAGTTTGCGGATGGGTAAGGATTTACGTTATTATAAAATCCATCACTGGAAGAAAGCACACCTATGATGATGGGACAAGATACATTTCCATCATCCACAGAATCATCAAATGGTGTGATTGTAATCGTGTTATGGGCACCAATTGCATTCCAATTGGCACTTGTGATGGTCACGAGGTTCGTGGAAACAGAAAATTGAGAAACTGTGGGACCTGTGAATAATGTACAAGGAAAACTGGAAGAAAGAGAAACGGGAATTGTCACATCATCTGTTGGTGCTTGGCTGAGTAAAATATACACAGAAAAGGAGGCAGCATTTTCAGCACGTACCATGACTTGCGGTGTGATGACTGTCACTGGATTTTCCGAAACACTATAATTCACGAGACTTGCCGTAGTTCCCGTACTTGTCAAAAAACTGTCATACCAAGAAGGAAAGGATCCTGTTTCGGTTCCTGAAACTGTGATCGAATAACTTACATTTCCATCACTAACAGCATCAGAGACTCCCAAAATTTCAACGGGAACGGAGGTGCTCCAATTGGCATCGGTAAAAATATATTGTTTAGAACTAACAGGAGTTCCGCTGTCATTGATCATTCCTTCTGTGGTGTCGGAAGAGGTTAATGTAACAGTCACTGAATTTCCTGGAATGGGTCGACTCCCAAGTCGTAAACTGTAAAAGGTAGAAAATCCAGACTCAGTAGTGAAGTAAGGTTGGCCTGTATCCAAGGTAAAAAGAATTTTTGGAGAAGGGTTATCATTATCTGTGATATTTATGGTAACATCATTTGGATTCATCCCTTCATAATCGGTTCCAGAACCAGAAATGGCACCTAACGTGAGCGTATGGGTTCTTGTATTGGATTCATTGATGGCATCATTCACAACGGAAATCGTAACCGTTTGGGGTGATGCATAATTTAAATGTGTAAATGTTAAACTGGATGGTGAAACTGTATACTGTGTGGAATCAGGCAAGGAAAAGGTTTCAGCTGTAATCGGAATGGTAACAGATCCACTTGTACAGTTTGCCAAATTACTAGGTGTATCACAAGGAGCTGCATTGAGTCGTACAGTAAATGTGGCATCTGGATCTCCTTCTGTGAGATTGAGTGTGGTTGCGGAAAAAGTAAATCCTTTAGTATCATTGTCAGTGATGGTCACCACCAAATATCCGTTTGTGTCAGTATAACCAGGAACCGCACCTGTTGGATAAAGTCCTGTAAAATACGATCCATTTGCTTGAGGGATCTGAATGGTAACGGGTATATTTCCATCATCAAACGAGTCACTGACTGATCGAATGGTTATAGTTTGTGGTACATCCCATCCACTTTGGCTTGTATTCCCCGTATAACTAGCAACTTGCGAATTCGTGGGTGTAAACGTTAATGTGCGAGAAGCCGCTACTCCCGATGTACTATTGAGTAATACTGCTTCCGTTCCATCGGATGAGGTAATGGGGCCTATAGTTACATTGGAATTGGGTTTTAAAGACAATCGAATTTCAAATGTGATTGTGGATGTCCCGTTTTCTGCGATGGAAGATGCCGATAGATTTTGGATTCGGACAAGGGGTTCATTACTATCCGTATTGATGGCTGTAACGGCTGGAATTGCCATCGAATTGTATTTGGGATCTGTAGAACTCGCATTACTAAAGTTGATGTTTACATTTTGATCTCCATCATCCACACCATCTAACACAGAAGTAATGGTGACAGTTTGTGGTGTGTTCCAATTGGCGGTGGTAAATGATAAGGAAGAGGGTGAGACAGTGATTTCTGAAGTGTTACTAGAAGTGATCGAGGAGAGATTCACCGTTTGTGTGGGTTGCGAATTTAATACGACTGTAAATGTTTCGGTAAAGGGAGTTCCATTTTCATGTACCACAAGCCCACCAACTGGAGTGACTGTGATTCCCGCAGTATCATCATCAGTGACAGAAATACTCACTTGTGCCGGGGGAGTGATGCTGTTATACACTGGATCTGCCGTTCCACCTGTATCGACTGATCCAAATTGTAAAGTCACAGTCCTTGTATCTTCGTCGATGGAATTATTATTGGTAGTGATTTGGACAGTTTGGTCTATGTTCCAATTCGCATTTGTAAACACCAATGAATTTGTATTTACATTGGTAATGGTATTGTTTTCGTTAATTCCTGTTAGGGTAACTGTGGATC comes from the Leptospira ellinghausenii genome and includes:
- the len gene encoding Len family endostatin-like outer membrane lipoprotein, which translates into the protein MVFLVFASAFLSACNTSKESNEDTTLLALLLAQSASAPCSTRCHIFLSANTPRGFIGAGGIVGADAVCNGDLNKVSGKTYKAMVSIPGVREALGNPTGTMTYTDWVLKANTFYSNSTNTSNTTGSTTTSNRIFRDSNTTMQMNFALGDNGTRFWTGMTITGGNLANDVNCTNWTSSNVGVSGVTGVVGASTTTLVETTTDTCNIAKKIVCVEQ
- a CDS encoding nucleotidyltransferase family protein, with translation MFPLSKNQILTQLKDDKAILSHFGVAQIGLFGSFVRDESNENSDIDILVEFLPEQKTFRNYMDLKIYLEDSFHRKIDLVIKDSLKVRIKDQILSEAVYAA
- a CDS encoding sulfatase, translating into MSSKFTRTSFDSIFPSFVLKLFLIFLLSLLCVCQKESVTPEKNLPAEEAGKQTRSKPNVIWIVIDSLRGDIIGHYNVTPNLDFFAKEGIQFDYHLVNAAWTRPSTLVFFTGKYASANPVNFWDYPTTKSEVEAFYRSEKKPLPKVLKEFQYNTVMVGNNPFLTDKFGLGVEVGFDSLYDFSNYSEDTKKITKKTMEVLEEVSSKENPFFLFLNYNDPHKPYTPPPGFTNRVKTNELLDERKLNYLGEVAFVDEELGKVFADLKAKNLWDNSLILITADHGEVMHASHAISPFTGTNTYYGHGQDLFLENIHVPLLIKLPHTEKQKTVKEMTRSIDLYPTILDYAELPIPKSIHGMSLRPIIEATETTKRTYYGETRFTQGYGEGKEFLLQRSYRFHELGKFWQGSVGNEFYLYFDSVKDPNQMNPIRINQMANIGELKLDAKLEKKIQRFWKQIRSMEPKLPLYHLWIRPNPLEKETEIQIKVQSGILRLAKFPNTVVVEEKGKLVNIHTKDSQPFQISFEVYPDVSFPEFQVWFGKRQVPKSDIHVGYFGVSMSACTKDCDLLYESQSIRPIIHPETKVHFWKEGGQKKSYESKQELGTDALDILKKQGYVQ
- the len gene encoding Len family endostatin-like outer membrane lipoprotein, producing the protein MVFLVFASAFLSACNTSKDSNDDTTLLALLLAQSTSAPCSTRCHIFLTSTIRSGLIGSGGIVGADAVCNGDLNRVRGKTYKAMVSVPGVREVLGNPIGTLTYTDWVLKANTFYSNSTDTSNTTGSTTTSNRIFRDSNTTMQMNFALGDNGTRFWTGITITGGNLVNSSDNCTNWTISNAGINGVTGVVGTSTTSLVEVTTDTCNIAKKIVCVEQ
- a CDS encoding DMT family transporter — translated: MQFQVILFFCIAVFFNALANILIKTSSMQDKQVTPGEGFWNLVFTVFNPYFIAGLASFGLALLGYRYVLGKGLKLSLAYPVFTSSGFIIVLIASSIFFKERLNFTQWLGISFILVGVWLTALQMFDVNS
- a CDS encoding type II toxin-antitoxin system VapC family toxin gives rise to the protein MSYLIDTDIIIYSLKGNQSVQKNLLERKNLSKAISVITYGELIFGAKKSKSREKNLATVYRIGELFPVIEITKGIVETFGEVKATLQKKGNIVDDFDLLIGSTALFLNYTLVTNNEKHFSMIPGLSIENWTK
- a CDS encoding HepT-like ribonuclease domain-containing protein; translation: MIHITDLNQYQNDVLRKRAVERNLEIIGEVVKKIPDSIKIENPEIEWRQIVGLRDCIAHGYFEIDDEIIWNTVQVHLKPFRERIKLIQNQV
- a CDS encoding HepT-like ribonuclease domain-containing protein, giving the protein MPRDIIVLIEDILKAIDEIFEFVNDITDLNQYRNDVLRKRAVERNLEIIGEVVKKIPDSIKFKNPDVEWRQIAGLRDFIAHGYFEIDDEIIWNTVQVHLKPFRERIKLIQNQV
- a CDS encoding antitoxin, translating into MKLKLTEEEKELELTFERNEWKPVYNQKHYLNQFKKAAKNTLAKDKRMNIRIAGKDIQLLKTKALEIGIPYQTLVSSILHQYVTGKLKEY
- a CDS encoding FitA-like ribbon-helix-helix domain-containing protein encodes the protein MANLQVRDIDNRLYDSLKRRAELEHRSVSQEVVKIIENHLKRDDFESELRTIEFLKLTNSWHDDKTAKELITEIKSSRSKKNRTRITDELFD
- a CDS encoding NADase-type glycan-binding domain-containing protein — its product is MKVKILTLMIFPLFILFARDRKFDQLYEKVNIENIPIASSFLLEKGKSKKEYSGEKINDRNYDTAWCVSKNQGIGESIYLSFPNDFSYGTYDNLAINDFPISFALFNGFSKTEDLFFANNRVKRILIEFTEIPYSFATGDFTLKGDINLHGEPILNSIHEFSLIDSKELQKIKFKIKPKQKNQEGYQMGILAKMTILEIYPGTKYKDTCITEAGLFAGIEKYEKK
- a CDS encoding toxin, whose translation is MIFDWDQEKNKFLASQRNISFERIVIEIEAGAVLGILEYPNSEKYPNQLILMVNIDDYAWVVPVIKTKNSFFLKSAYPSRKQTKHYLKKENLHETETD
- a CDS encoding alpha/beta fold hydrolase, which gives rise to MKSKTLPYKNWECAYLDSETPGPALVFCHANGYSSGCYQFYFERLKKHYRVIAPDFIGHGRSAFTLDFHNWNVFRDQILSLLDHESVNETTIIGHSLGGASSLLAAKKEPERFTKVLAMDPVILGWKLILLSKFLENPLAKGAKKRRTHFKSIELVRRSFRKFPAFANFEPSIFEDYLNSCFVPTGNEDEVKLCCDPRVEAKIFGHAHFHVFKNFYGIKTENHIAIPERYEVCSPKYANLLTKVHPKSDVTIFPGFTHFFPFERPEETWNWMQRCLDMKED